A genomic segment from Bradyrhizobium sp. CB1015 encodes:
- a CDS encoding TonB-dependent receptor produces MSIVAVQAALLASSSGVFAQSSAVLPPVTVDAPAAVKPKPRNLTMRPVAATTQAARLASVRTAPAAAAEQGAGSARPSLEPPAAVARYQLPQRAFSITAKEVDEAINLKDPEDAVKYMPSLFVRKRNDGDNNAVLATRSWGLNSSSRTLIYYDDLLISALIGNNNTNASPKWNLISPEAIGRVDYLNGPFAAAYPGNSIGGVLLISSKMPDKPFAIAKETVSVMPWSQYGTRDTYVTSQTSAAAGNRDGKLSWLVSANYLDSYQQPLTYTTSATIPAGTTGAFPALNKQGVAANVVGAGILAHSQQTSGNIRLAYDVTAQVHATYSFGVWNNHQVSDPQSYLKSAASGAPTFAGLSGFATGKYVWDQTHVSNAIALKSDTKGTYDFDLSASSYNYLQDIQLNPFTVTPTGVGYSQNGKITRMDGTNWQNADAKGIWRPLGYDGPHEVSFGLHGDRYRLETPIYASAVWNATGDTGTGTLYSQSEGETRTGAIWIQDAWKIIHNLKLTLGGRLETWRAQDGFNVSTATTAAGAITSIAAVQQPQLSSTNFSPKASLSFDPTEDWNITANVGQAYRYPTVMELYQNLTVGGVATVANPNLLPEQDLIGELNIERRWSDGRVRLTLFREHTDHAIISQTNHVTNPVTKVQTPTTVISNVDAIRLQGIELSADKDNVLIGGLQVFGSVTYVDSRILADASWAGIDPLTNLPTTVVGKRVPYVPDWRAKFGVTYRPNDSWAYTIAARYSGKQYSTLDNTDRVAHVYGAFDNFLVVDVKMDYNATKNFAFDFGIDNLFNAQYFLFHPFPGRTFVLAGKYTF; encoded by the coding sequence GTGAGCATCGTTGCCGTTCAGGCGGCGCTGCTTGCTTCGTCGAGCGGTGTGTTTGCCCAGAGCAGCGCAGTGCTGCCACCTGTCACCGTCGATGCGCCCGCGGCAGTGAAGCCCAAGCCGCGCAATCTGACGATGCGCCCGGTCGCGGCCACGACTCAAGCGGCAAGGCTTGCCAGCGTGCGGACCGCTCCTGCCGCGGCGGCCGAGCAGGGGGCGGGCAGCGCCCGGCCGTCACTGGAGCCGCCGGCTGCTGTGGCGCGCTATCAGTTGCCACAGCGCGCCTTCAGCATCACGGCGAAGGAGGTCGATGAGGCGATCAACCTCAAGGACCCCGAGGACGCCGTCAAATACATGCCGAGCCTGTTCGTGCGCAAGCGCAACGATGGCGACAACAATGCCGTGCTCGCGACGCGCAGCTGGGGCCTCAATTCGAGCTCGCGGACGCTGATCTATTACGACGATCTCCTGATCTCGGCGCTGATCGGCAACAACAACACCAATGCCTCGCCGAAGTGGAACCTGATCTCTCCGGAAGCGATCGGACGGGTCGACTATCTCAACGGTCCGTTCGCGGCCGCCTATCCCGGCAATTCGATCGGCGGCGTGCTGCTGATCTCGTCAAAGATGCCGGACAAGCCGTTTGCTATTGCCAAGGAAACGGTCTCGGTGATGCCGTGGAGCCAGTACGGCACGAGGGATACGTATGTGACGAGCCAGACCAGCGCCGCCGCAGGCAATCGCGATGGCAAGCTGTCATGGCTCGTCAGCGCCAACTATCTCGACAGCTATCAGCAGCCGCTCACCTACACGACGAGCGCAACAATCCCGGCCGGTACGACCGGTGCGTTTCCCGCACTGAACAAGCAGGGCGTTGCGGCCAATGTGGTCGGGGCGGGCATCCTCGCGCATTCGCAGCAGACCTCCGGGAACATCCGCCTGGCCTATGACGTCACGGCACAGGTGCACGCGACCTATTCGTTCGGAGTCTGGAATAATCATCAGGTCTCCGATCCGCAGAGCTATTTGAAGTCGGCCGCGAGCGGTGCGCCCACATTCGCAGGCCTGTCCGGATTTGCCACCGGCAAATATGTCTGGGACCAGACCCATGTCAGCAACGCCATCGCGCTCAAGAGCGACACCAAGGGCACCTACGATTTCGACCTGTCGGCTTCGAGCTACAACTATCTCCAGGACATCCAGCTCAATCCGTTTACGGTTACGCCCACAGGCGTCGGCTATTCCCAGAACGGGAAGATCACAAGGATGGACGGCACCAACTGGCAGAATGCCGATGCCAAGGGCATCTGGCGGCCGCTCGGTTACGATGGACCGCACGAGGTCAGCTTCGGCCTGCATGGTGATCGCTACCGCCTGGAAACCCCCATCTACGCGTCAGCGGTGTGGAACGCGACGGGCGACACCGGCACCGGCACGCTCTACTCGCAGAGCGAGGGGGAGACCCGGACCGGCGCGATCTGGATTCAGGATGCCTGGAAGATCATTCACAATCTGAAGCTCACGCTCGGCGGGCGGCTCGAAACCTGGCGTGCCCAGGATGGCTTCAATGTCAGTACGGCCACCACCGCCGCCGGCGCGATCACATCGATCGCTGCGGTTCAACAACCGCAGCTCTCCTCGACGAATTTCTCACCGAAAGCGTCGCTCTCATTCGATCCGACCGAGGACTGGAACATCACGGCAAACGTCGGGCAGGCCTATCGGTATCCGACCGTGATGGAGCTCTATCAGAACCTGACGGTCGGCGGCGTGGCGACGGTCGCCAATCCCAACCTGTTACCTGAGCAGGATCTGATCGGTGAGCTGAACATCGAGCGCAGATGGAGCGACGGCCGCGTCCGGCTGACGCTGTTCCGGGAGCACACCGATCATGCGATCATCTCCCAGACCAACCACGTCACCAATCCGGTGACGAAGGTGCAGACGCCGACGACGGTGATCAGCAATGTCGATGCGATCAGACTGCAGGGTATCGAGCTGTCGGCCGACAAGGACAACGTCCTCATTGGCGGTCTGCAGGTGTTCGGCAGCGTGACTTATGTCGATTCCCGTATCCTGGCCGATGCGAGCTGGGCCGGCATTGATCCCTTGACGAACCTGCCGACGACCGTCGTCGGCAAACGTGTGCCATATGTCCCGGACTGGCGCGCAAAATTCGGCGTGACCTACCGGCCGAACGATAGTTGGGCTTACACCATTGCCGCCCGCTACAGTGGCAAGCAGTACTCGACGCTGGACAACACGGATCGTGTTGCCCACGTCTATGGCGCGTTCGACAACTTCCTCGTTGTCGACGTGAAGATGGACTATAACGCGACGAAGAATTTCGCGTTCGACTTCGGCATCGATAATCTCTTCAACGCGCAGTATTTCCTGTTCCATCCGTTTCCGGGGCGAACCTTCGTTCTCGCCGGCAAGTACACGTTCTGA
- a CDS encoding DUF2946 domain-containing protein, giving the protein MRARLQKFLPLVLLALVMQVLAPIAACLAAGQAVADPLSAAIICHSASDQDGGLNDRTGSPTAHAGACALCCLAQASASLDSPPQSALAIPVRHAGRVVWRAADVSTISTRKGSSAQARAPPQLS; this is encoded by the coding sequence ATGCGCGCACGCCTGCAAAAATTTCTGCCTCTGGTCCTGCTCGCCCTGGTGATGCAGGTGCTGGCGCCGATTGCCGCCTGTCTCGCGGCGGGCCAGGCCGTTGCCGATCCGCTCTCTGCCGCCATCATCTGCCATAGTGCGAGCGACCAGGATGGCGGCCTGAACGATCGGACCGGCTCGCCGACGGCGCATGCCGGTGCCTGTGCACTCTGCTGTCTGGCGCAGGCCAGCGCATCGCTCGATTCGCCGCCGCAGTCGGCCTTGGCCATTCCCGTCCGCCATGCTGGACGCGTGGTGTGGCGCGCGGCGGACGTATCGACCATTTCCACCCGCAAGGGCTCTAGCGCCCAGGCGCGTGCACCTCCGCAACTTTCCTGA
- a CDS encoding sugar ABC transporter substrate-binding protein, with the protein MSGTKDFSTTRRDLLQAAATAGAATAILGSMGINPALAAEVGRSEKPLKAAFSNAGLQATWCAQGKQAAEFWGKLFNVEVTWFDGQLDAVKQRAAIDNMASQKWDFVAIQAFGIGTLTQPVQKMIDAGTPVIDMDTLIAPLDQINVHSFLAPDNEFMGASVTQALCNAMGGKGKIIMTQGALGHTGAQGRAKGFNSVVKQFPGIEVLDTQPADWDVSKTARLWETYLTKYPQIDAAFFHNDDMALAAANIMKARNRTNILIGGVDAMPPAIQAVSEGRMFATVRNPSCRIHGGAIVAGVAAVVGGEKSGQGIPKNVVTDGPVVTKANAAGMQWMQDHFLI; encoded by the coding sequence ATGTCCGGGACGAAAGATTTCTCGACGACGAGGCGCGATCTTCTTCAGGCGGCAGCGACCGCCGGCGCCGCAACTGCCATCCTCGGCAGCATGGGCATAAACCCCGCACTGGCAGCCGAAGTCGGACGCAGCGAAAAGCCGCTGAAGGCGGCCTTCTCCAATGCGGGCCTTCAGGCGACCTGGTGCGCGCAAGGCAAGCAGGCCGCGGAATTCTGGGGCAAGCTGTTCAATGTCGAAGTCACCTGGTTCGACGGCCAGCTCGATGCAGTGAAGCAGCGCGCGGCGATCGACAACATGGCCTCGCAGAAATGGGACTTCGTCGCAATCCAGGCCTTCGGCATCGGCACCCTCACCCAGCCGGTGCAGAAGATGATCGATGCCGGCACGCCCGTGATCGACATGGACACGCTGATCGCGCCGCTGGATCAGATCAACGTCCACTCCTTCCTCGCCCCCGACAACGAGTTCATGGGCGCTTCGGTGACGCAGGCGCTGTGCAACGCCATGGGCGGCAAGGGCAAGATCATCATGACGCAGGGCGCGCTCGGACATACAGGTGCGCAAGGACGAGCCAAGGGCTTCAATTCGGTCGTCAAGCAATTCCCCGGCATCGAGGTGCTCGACACTCAGCCGGCCGATTGGGACGTATCGAAGACCGCCCGCCTCTGGGAAACCTACCTCACGAAGTACCCGCAGATCGACGCGGCCTTCTTCCACAATGACGACATGGCGCTGGCCGCCGCCAACATCATGAAGGCGCGCAATCGCACCAACATCCTGATCGGCGGGGTCGACGCCATGCCGCCGGCAATCCAGGCGGTGAGCGAAGGCCGCATGTTCGCGACCGTCCGCAATCCCTCCTGCCGCATCCATGGCGGCGCCATCGTCGCGGGCGTTGCGGCCGTGGTCGGCGGCGAGAAGAGCGGACAGGGCATTCCGAAGAACGTCGTTACCGACGGCCCGGTCGTGACCAAGGCCAATGCGGCCGGGATGCAGTGGATGCAGGATCACTTCCTGATCTGA
- a CDS encoding sugar ABC transporter ATP-binding protein encodes MSVGQQPILELQGITKSFGGVEALRGVDFALYPGEIHGLVGENGAGKSTLMKIIAGVHTEFSGRFLVDGREMHFRSARDAHAAGIAMVHQELSVAPDLTVAENVFLGNQPTNALGLVQWRRMAREAGEQLARFGIDVDPMARLGDLPIGLQQLIEIARVLFSGARIVILDEPTSALSPPEVERLFTTLRRLREEGTAIVFISHFIEDILLVSDTVTVFRNGRKVAETASAATSKGALIEAMIGRGGEALEHSYTDDLMLPQPSGSNVILRVDQLSLSRSLQDVSFEARAGEVLGIYGFMGCGQQELSRILFGKLKPDSGTLAVEGVPKSFASTAAARRAGVALVPESRRDMLFHQEPVYKNISISILDRISSLLLKPAQERDIAKRQVEQLQIRPPVVGLDLGMLSGGNQQKVALAKWLTYPPKLLVLCEPTRGMDVGAKNDVINIVRDLRTKGLAIIVLSTEPETVLSLADRILVLKRGALVREFSNEPVSKDRLLEAA; translated from the coding sequence ATGAGCGTGGGACAACAGCCCATCCTGGAACTCCAGGGCATCACGAAGAGCTTCGGCGGCGTCGAAGCGCTTCGTGGTGTCGACTTCGCGCTTTATCCCGGCGAGATCCACGGCCTCGTCGGCGAGAACGGCGCCGGCAAAAGCACGCTGATGAAGATCATCGCCGGCGTGCACACCGAGTTCTCCGGCCGCTTCCTGGTCGACGGCCGGGAGATGCATTTTCGCTCGGCGCGCGATGCGCATGCCGCCGGTATCGCCATGGTGCACCAGGAGCTCAGCGTCGCGCCCGACCTGACCGTCGCGGAGAACGTCTTCCTCGGCAATCAGCCGACCAACGCCCTTGGTCTCGTGCAATGGCGGCGGATGGCGCGCGAGGCGGGCGAGCAGCTCGCCCGCTTCGGCATCGACGTCGACCCGATGGCGCGGCTCGGCGATCTTCCGATCGGGCTGCAGCAGCTGATCGAGATCGCGCGCGTGCTGTTCTCCGGCGCGCGCATCGTCATCCTGGACGAGCCGACCTCCGCCCTCTCCCCGCCCGAGGTCGAGCGGCTGTTCACAACGCTCAGGCGGCTGCGCGAGGAAGGCACTGCCATCGTCTTCATCTCGCATTTCATCGAGGACATCCTGCTGGTGTCCGACACGGTGACCGTGTTCCGCAATGGCCGGAAGGTCGCGGAGACGGCGAGCGCCGCGACCAGCAAGGGCGCGCTGATCGAGGCCATGATCGGCCGCGGCGGCGAGGCGCTCGAGCATAGCTATACCGACGACCTGATGCTGCCGCAGCCGAGCGGTAGCAACGTCATTCTCAGGGTCGACCAGCTGTCGCTGTCCCGCAGCCTTCAGGACGTCTCGTTCGAGGCCCGCGCCGGCGAGGTGCTCGGCATCTACGGCTTCATGGGTTGCGGCCAGCAGGAGCTGTCGCGCATCCTGTTCGGCAAGCTGAAGCCGGACAGCGGAACGCTTGCCGTCGAAGGCGTGCCGAAAAGTTTCGCCAGCACGGCTGCGGCGCGGCGCGCCGGCGTGGCGCTGGTGCCGGAGAGCCGGCGCGACATGCTGTTTCACCAGGAGCCGGTGTACAAGAACATCTCGATCAGCATCCTCGACCGCATCTCCTCGCTGCTGCTCAAGCCGGCGCAGGAGCGCGACATCGCCAAACGGCAGGTCGAGCAGCTGCAGATCCGGCCGCCCGTGGTCGGCCTCGATCTCGGCATGCTCTCGGGCGGCAACCAGCAGAAGGTCGCGCTGGCGAAATGGCTGACCTATCCGCCCAAGCTGCTGGTACTGTGCGAGCCGACCCGCGGCATGGATGTCGGCGCCAAGAACGACGTCATCAACATCGTCCGCGACCTCAGAACAAAGGGGCTCGCGATCATCGTGCTGTCGACCGAGCCGGAAACGGTGCTATCGCTGGCCGACCGCATCCTGGTGCTCAAGCGCGGCGCGTTGGTGCGGGAATTTTCGAACGAGCCGGTCAGCAAGGACCGCCTGCTGGAAGCAGCGTGA
- a CDS encoding ABC transporter permease yields MSSETALATGQRARGLAPFLRSQMRNIAPFLTLIFLSAFFAFASPSFATLDNLGNILTQVSVTGIIAVGLTFVILCAEIDLSIASIANVTGIAVAYFTLQESYVNIANIPLPGAVAIILSLLLCALLGLVNALGLTVIGIPSFIMTLAMMQIAAGISALLVRGQIAYKVPSLITTLGSGSVGGIPWIVIVAAIMLLAGHLVLTYTRFGRYVYMVGGNREAAEYSGLNVKLILGAVMVISAVCSGIGGMLGVAHFGSAQQNEFDTYLLDSIAAVVVGGTSLFGGRGGIGNTIVGLFVLGVLNNGLDHVNIDSFLKILIRGLILLAALVINVYAQRLREKAAE; encoded by the coding sequence ATGAGCAGCGAGACGGCTTTGGCGACAGGACAACGGGCGCGGGGCCTTGCGCCCTTCCTGCGCTCGCAGATGCGCAACATCGCCCCGTTCCTGACGCTGATCTTCCTCTCCGCCTTCTTCGCCTTCGCCAGCCCCTCCTTCGCGACGCTCGACAATCTCGGCAACATCCTGACGCAGGTGTCGGTGACGGGCATCATCGCCGTCGGCCTCACCTTCGTGATCCTCTGCGCCGAGATCGACCTGTCGATCGCCAGCATCGCCAACGTCACGGGCATTGCGGTCGCCTACTTCACGCTGCAGGAATCCTACGTCAACATCGCCAACATTCCCCTGCCCGGCGCGGTCGCGATCATCCTGTCGCTCCTGCTCTGCGCCCTGCTCGGTCTCGTCAACGCGCTGGGGCTGACCGTGATCGGCATCCCCTCCTTCATCATGACCCTGGCAATGATGCAGATCGCCGCCGGCATCTCCGCACTCCTGGTGCGCGGCCAGATCGCCTACAAGGTACCGAGCCTGATCACGACGCTCGGCTCCGGCTCGGTCGGCGGCATCCCCTGGATCGTCATCGTCGCCGCCATCATGCTGCTCGCCGGCCATCTGGTGCTGACCTACACGCGCTTCGGCCGCTACGTCTACATGGTCGGGGGCAATCGCGAGGCGGCCGAATATTCGGGCCTCAACGTCAAGCTGATCCTCGGCGCGGTGATGGTGATCTCGGCGGTGTGCTCAGGGATCGGCGGCATGCTCGGCGTTGCCCATTTCGGCAGCGCGCAGCAGAACGAGTTCGACACTTACCTCCTCGACTCCATCGCCGCCGTCGTCGTCGGCGGCACCAGCCTGTTCGGCGGCCGCGGCGGCATCGGCAACACCATCGTCGGGCTCTTTGTTCTCGGTGTCCTGAATAACGGCCTCGACCACGTCAACATCGACAGCTTCCTGAAGATCCTGATCCGCGGCCTCATCCTCCTGGCGGCGCTGGTCATCAACGTCTATGCGCAGCGCTTGAGGGAGAAAGCGGCGGAATAG
- a CDS encoding L-2-amino-thiazoline-4-carboxylic acid hydrolase: MAEIHPFYQTHRQAMEAAMRERLDLAEAMLRERAHLSDIDAIRREVMDEFEIVLTQMPYVGGPASRMSDFFMRLTGFMAISRVLRRHGVPVPVIGEIERETYKAQLLTIPEAERLGAGRQFMSPENQALMREQAARSVTKAHQTEFPEDFVYDFVEPGPEDTFEFGIDYKACGFCKFAARHGDTEILPNICGLDFDAYATRGIRLERTQTLAGGATHCNFRFSRLDRAHNDEIGAASFALSPSP, encoded by the coding sequence ATGGCTGAGATTCATCCGTTCTACCAGACGCACCGGCAGGCCATGGAAGCTGCCATGCGCGAGCGACTAGACCTTGCCGAAGCGATGCTCCGCGAGCGCGCGCATCTCTCCGATATCGACGCGATCAGGCGGGAGGTGATGGACGAATTCGAGATCGTCCTCACCCAGATGCCCTATGTCGGCGGCCCGGCAAGCCGCATGAGCGATTTCTTCATGCGCCTGACCGGCTTCATGGCGATCAGTCGGGTGCTGCGTCGCCACGGCGTGCCGGTGCCCGTGATCGGGGAGATCGAGCGGGAAACCTACAAGGCGCAGTTGCTGACGATCCCCGAAGCCGAGCGTCTAGGCGCGGGGCGTCAGTTCATGTCGCCGGAGAACCAGGCCTTGATGCGCGAACAGGCAGCACGGAGCGTTACAAAAGCTCACCAAACGGAGTTTCCGGAAGATTTCGTCTACGATTTCGTCGAGCCGGGTCCCGAGGACACTTTCGAATTCGGCATCGACTACAAGGCCTGCGGCTTCTGCAAGTTCGCGGCGCGCCATGGCGACACGGAGATCCTGCCGAACATCTGCGGCCTCGACTTCGACGCCTACGCCACGCGCGGCATCCGCCTGGAGCGGACCCAGACGCTGGCCGGCGGCGCCACCCACTGCAATTTCCGATTTTCGCGATTGGATCGCGCTCACAATGACGAGATCGGTGCAGCGAGCTTCGCTTTATCGCCATCACCCTGA
- a CDS encoding RidA family protein, with amino-acid sequence MSPAHIVSHNPATVHPPAGGYCMGLELKQHRRLLFISGQVPQNSDGTVPDGFEPQCEQAWRNVREVLAAADLGVEHLVKVTTFLTDRSQVVANRVIRRAMLGEHQPALSVVVVETVDSKWLLEIEAIAAE; translated from the coding sequence ATGTCCCCAGCTCACATCGTCAGCCACAATCCCGCAACGGTTCACCCGCCCGCCGGCGGCTACTGCATGGGCCTGGAGCTGAAGCAGCATCGCCGCCTGCTGTTCATCAGCGGCCAGGTGCCTCAAAATTCCGACGGCACCGTGCCTGACGGCTTCGAGCCGCAATGCGAGCAGGCCTGGCGCAATGTCAGGGAAGTGCTCGCCGCGGCAGATCTTGGCGTCGAGCACCTGGTCAAGGTCACCACGTTCCTGACCGACCGCAGTCAAGTCGTCGCCAACCGCGTCATTCGCCGCGCCATGCTCGGCGAGCACCAGCCGGCACTGAGCGTCGTGGTTGTGGAGACCGTCGACAGCAAATGGCTGCTGGAGATCGAGGCCATCGCCGCGGAATGA
- a CDS encoding LysR family transcriptional regulator, with amino-acid sequence MTYALPPLNALRAFEAAARHLSFKLAAHELHVTPAAVGQQVKALEARLGVQLFERLHKQLILTEAGQAYLPGISEGFRHIAEATSRLKPSGTVLLQVGVHGSYDLRRLELAAFRNEHAEIGVRVLQPAGLHELVEGKVDLLIARGVSHHPGYRCERINEGAGPGDWLVAPEGTADCPEIVSFRAWLRALPAAKPLANRRPHLVGGFGS; translated from the coding sequence ATGACCTACGCCCTCCCCCCACTCAACGCGCTCCGCGCCTTCGAGGCCGCCGCCCGGCACCTCAGCTTCAAGCTGGCCGCGCACGAACTGCACGTGACGCCAGCGGCCGTGGGACAGCAGGTAAAAGCTCTGGAAGCGCGCCTCGGCGTGCAGCTGTTCGAGCGGCTGCACAAGCAGCTCATCCTGACCGAGGCCGGCCAGGCCTATCTGCCCGGGATCTCCGAAGGCTTCCGCCACATTGCCGAGGCAACCTCGCGGTTGAAGCCGTCAGGCACGGTGCTGCTGCAAGTGGGCGTCCACGGCAGTTACGACCTGCGCCGCCTCGAACTTGCGGCGTTTCGCAACGAGCATGCGGAGATCGGTGTGCGCGTGCTGCAGCCCGCCGGCCTGCACGAGCTCGTCGAGGGCAAGGTGGACCTACTGATCGCCCGCGGCGTGAGCCACCATCCCGGCTATCGCTGCGAGCGGATCAATGAGGGAGCAGGCCCGGGTGATTGGCTGGTTGCGCCGGAAGGCACCGCAGATTGTCCGGAGATCGTGAGTTTTCGCGCGTGGCTACGCGCGCTGCCCGCGGCGAAACCGCTCGCAAATCGCCGCCCGCATCTGGTCGGCGGCTTCGGAAGTTAG
- a CDS encoding RidA family protein: MKTLNPSTVWAVPEPFRTIYSHAVEAPAGRTLYVSGQLGVAPDGQMHAEFPEQLEQAMDNVEALLGAAGMALSDVVKATFFLTQATDLPSLGQGRRGRWASETPPAVTVLVVAALARPDALIEVEVTAVRS; the protein is encoded by the coding sequence ATGAAGACACTGAACCCATCTACCGTCTGGGCCGTGCCCGAGCCGTTCCGGACGATCTACAGCCACGCTGTCGAAGCCCCTGCGGGCCGCACCCTCTACGTCTCAGGTCAGCTCGGCGTTGCGCCAGACGGACAAATGCACGCCGAGTTCCCTGAACAGCTCGAGCAGGCGATGGATAACGTGGAAGCCTTGCTGGGTGCCGCGGGAATGGCCCTTTCCGACGTGGTCAAGGCGACATTTTTTCTGACCCAAGCCACTGATCTCCCATCACTTGGCCAGGGGCGCCGCGGGCGCTGGGCCTCGGAGACGCCCCCAGCGGTGACCGTCCTCGTCGTTGCCGCGTTGGCTCGGCCCGACGCGCTGATCGAGGTCGAAGTCACGGCCGTTCGATCGTAG
- a CDS encoding ABC transporter ATP-binding protein — translation MHEPQGRADDDVILSVEDLAVHFPLGGGLLGRGRRLLRAVDGVDLRLKRGECLGLVGESGSGKSTVALSILGLLTPTRGRIVLDGQVVTNRQSGDRKALARIVQIVFQDPYASLNPRQTVRRTLEDPLRVHGVTAKSEIEDRVATMLKHVGLRPEQADRYPHEFSGGQRQRIGIARALILNPKIVICDEPVSALDVSIRAQIINLLLELKDTLGLSYIMISHDLGVVEHMSDRVAVMYLGRIVENGDWREIFERPAHPYTQALIAAIPDPLRHAPLATTGGDLPNPLNPPNGCAFSPRCRYAEAVCRSEPGPALETRADGHAVRCWRSEEIAGRVALVSTEG, via the coding sequence ATGCATGAACCGCAGGGCCGAGCGGACGACGACGTGATCCTCAGCGTGGAGGATCTCGCCGTTCATTTTCCGCTTGGAGGCGGCCTGCTGGGCCGCGGCCGTCGGCTGCTCCGCGCCGTCGACGGCGTCGACCTCAGGCTGAAGCGCGGTGAATGCCTCGGCCTCGTCGGCGAATCCGGCTCGGGCAAGTCGACGGTCGCGCTCTCGATCCTCGGCCTGCTCACGCCGACGCGCGGCCGCATCGTGCTGGACGGGCAGGTCGTCACGAACCGGCAATCCGGCGACCGCAAGGCGCTCGCCCGCATCGTGCAGATCGTGTTCCAGGATCCCTACGCCTCGCTCAATCCGCGCCAGACCGTTCGCCGCACGTTAGAGGATCCCCTGCGTGTGCACGGCGTGACCGCGAAGAGCGAGATCGAGGACCGCGTTGCGACGATGCTGAAGCATGTCGGCCTGCGCCCCGAGCAGGCCGACCGCTATCCGCATGAATTCTCCGGCGGCCAGCGCCAGCGCATCGGCATCGCCCGTGCGCTGATCCTCAACCCGAAGATCGTCATCTGCGACGAGCCGGTCTCGGCGCTCGACGTCTCGATCCGCGCCCAGATCATCAACCTGCTGCTGGAGCTGAAGGACACGCTCGGCCTGTCCTACATCATGATCAGCCATGATCTCGGCGTCGTCGAGCACATGAGCGACCGCGTCGCGGTGATGTATCTCGGCCGTATCGTGGAGAACGGCGACTGGCGCGAGATCTTCGAACGCCCGGCGCACCCCTACACGCAGGCCCTGATCGCCGCCATCCCCGATCCCCTGCGCCATGCCCCGCTGGCGACCACAGGCGGCGACTTGCCCAATCCGCTCAACCCGCCGAACGGCTGCGCGTTCAGCCCGCGGTGCCGCTACGCGGAGGCGGTGTGCCGGAGCGAGCCAGGGCCGGCGCTGGAGACGCGGGCGGATGGGCACGCGGTGCGGTGCTGGCGGAGTGAGGAGATTGCGGGGCGGGTGGCGTTAGTCTCGACCGAGGGCTGA
- a CDS encoding ABC transporter ATP-binding protein produces MTGSPLLVVEDLRIDLDDGLRRVAAAEGVSFRIDRGETFGLVGESGCGKSITALALIGLLRPPLSIAGGVIRFEDQEIQHLSAARQRELRGNRIAMIFQEPMTALNPVSPVGRQIAEMFVLHKGKSWREANQLAVEALASVRVPAPERRVRDYPHQLSGGMRQRVMIAIALACGPDLLIADEPTTALDVTVQAEIIELMRNLCAERGTAILMISHDLGLVANVCRRVAVMYAGRIVEERGSADIFRAPSHPYTQGLVDSLPRLGSRAALGRSRLKEIAGVVPAITRFPDGCRFNPRCAQATEICRTTAPQTDGLEAGGFVRCHHHA; encoded by the coding sequence ATGACAGGCAGCCCGCTGCTCGTGGTCGAGGATCTCCGCATCGATCTCGATGACGGATTAAGGCGCGTTGCGGCGGCCGAAGGCGTTTCGTTCCGCATCGATCGCGGCGAGACGTTCGGCCTCGTCGGCGAGTCCGGTTGCGGCAAGAGCATCACGGCGCTCGCCCTGATCGGCCTGCTGCGACCGCCCTTGTCGATCGCCGGCGGCGTCATCCGGTTCGAAGACCAGGAGATCCAGCACTTGTCCGCCGCAAGGCAACGCGAGCTGCGCGGCAATCGCATCGCCATGATCTTCCAGGAGCCGATGACGGCGCTGAACCCGGTCTCGCCGGTGGGGCGGCAGATCGCCGAGATGTTCGTGCTGCACAAGGGCAAGAGCTGGCGGGAGGCCAACCAGCTGGCGGTCGAGGCGCTCGCGAGCGTTCGCGTCCCCGCGCCCGAGCGGCGCGTGAGGGACTATCCGCATCAGCTCTCCGGCGGGATGCGCCAGCGCGTGATGATCGCCATTGCGCTGGCCTGCGGTCCGGACCTCTTGATCGCCGACGAGCCGACCACCGCGCTCGACGTCACCGTGCAGGCGGAGATCATCGAGCTGATGCGCAATCTGTGCGCCGAGCGCGGAACGGCGATCCTGATGATCAGCCACGATCTCGGCCTCGTCGCCAATGTCTGCCGTCGTGTTGCCGTCATGTATGCCGGCCGCATCGTCGAGGAGCGCGGCTCGGCCGACATCTTCCGCGCGCCCTCCCATCCCTATACGCAGGGCCTCGTGGATTCGCTGCCGCGGCTGGGCAGCCGCGCTGCGCTCGGCCGCAGCAGGCTGAAGGAGATCGCGGGCGTCGTGCCGGCGATCACGCGTTTCCCGGACGGCTGCCGGTTCAATCCGCGTTGCGCGCAGGCAACGGAGATTTGCCGAACCACCGCGCCGCAGACGGATGGGTTGGAGGCGGGCGGTTTCGTCCGGTGTCACCACCATGCATGA